A genomic segment from Lutzomyia longipalpis isolate SR_M1_2022 chromosome 3, ASM2433408v1 encodes:
- the LOC129793379 gene encoding lethal(2)neighbour of tid protein 2-like, producing the protein MGKVRQNASQGGKSNKVMQFLRKYATITFAKSLLFEPSRLPVVTWAILLAELLLNVAVVLRVPYTEIDWVAYMQECEGFLNGTLNYAMLRGDTGPLVYPAGFVYIYSVLYFLTNYGKNIQLAQYIFIGIYLMQMFLVLRIYSKSQKVPPYVLLITTFTSYRIHSIYVLRLFNDPVAIIFLYAALNCFLDNKWNLGSIFLSLGVSVKMNILLFAPAILLFYITNLGYVKTMLQLAICAGVQLLLGAPFLLTYPLEYIKGSFDLGRVFEHKWTVNYRFLSEEVFISRNFHIGLLLGHAIFLLVLSRPAFRYFQNYCRLRQLQLQLQPQIDAKNAEVESQKRQKQRRRKQVQVGSQENEEKLSPDQEKFLSAFEKGLKMNSTGPPPVVEEPSEEKYSIHFDRCTQLAILPIFLCNFIGIVFSRSLHYQFYVWYFHSLPYLVWCTDFRTSVKFLLLAVIEFTWNTYPSTNFSSLLLHMCHVAILSGISRKLLTKH; encoded by the exons atgggaaaagtgAGACAAAATGCAAGTCAGGgtggaaaatcaaataaagtgATGCAATTTTTGCGAAAATATGCCACAATTACCTTTGCAAAGTCCCTCCTTTTCGAACCATCCCGGCTGCCGGTTGTTACGTGGGCGATTTTGCTGGCAGAACTCCTCCTGAATGTAGCTGTTGTTCTCCGGGTGCCTTACACGGAGATTGATTGGGTGGCATACATGCAGGAATGTGAGGGATTCCTCAATGGTACCCTCAACTATGCTATGCTTCGAG GTGACACGGGACCTCTGGTGTACCCAGCTGGCTTTGTGTACATCTACAGTGTGCTGTACTTCCTGACCAACTATGGGAAGAACATCCAATTGGCTCAGTACATTTTCATTGGGATCTATTTGATGCAGATGTTCTTGGTGCTGAGAATTTACTCGAAATCCCAAAAAGTTCCACCATATGTGCTCCTTATCACCACATTCACATCCTACAGGATCcattcaatttatgttttgagGCTTTTCAATGATCCCGTGGCAATTATCTTTTTGTATGCTGCACTTAATTGCTTCCTGGACAACAAATGGAACTTGGGGAGCATCTTTCTGAGCTTAGGAGTCTCTGTGAAGATGAATATTCTACTGTTTGCTCCAGCAATACTCCTGTTTTACATCACAAACTTAGGCTATGTGAAGACAATGCTTCAGTTGGCTATTTGTGCAGGAGTTCAGTTGCTTCTGGGAGCTCCATTCCTCCTGACTTATCCGCTGGAATACATCAAGGGTAGCTTTGATCTCGGCAGGGTATTTGAGCACAAATGGACGGTGAACTATCGCTTTCTATCAGAGGAAGTCTTCATTAgtagaaattttcacattggACTTCTCCTGGGGCATGCAATATTTCTCCTCGTGCTTTCCCGGCCGGCTTTTCGCTACTTTCAGAATTACTGTCGCCTCCGGCAGCTTCAGCTTCAGTTACAGCCACAGATTGATGCCAAAAATGCCGAAGTGGAGTCTCAGAAGCGTCAAAAGCAGCGGCGCAGGAAGCAAGTTCAGGTTGGAAGTCAAGAGAACGAAGAGAAGCTATCTCCGGATCAGGAGAAATTCCTCAGTGCTTTCGAGAAGGGTCTCAAGATGAACAGCACTGGACCACCGCCAGTTGTGGAAGAGCCCAGTgaagagaaatattcaattcattttgatcGATGCACCCAGCTGGCCATCCTTCCCATCTTTCTTTGCAACTTCATTGGCATCGTCTTCTCCCGGAGCCTTCACTATCAATTCTACGTTTGGTACTTTCACTCCTTGCCCTACTTGGTGTGGTGCACAGACTTCCGGACGAGCGTCAAATTCCTCCTTCTGGCTGTTATTGAATTCACCTGGAACACCTATCCAAGTACAAATTTCTCCAGCCTTCTCCTGCACATGTGTCACGTTGCCATTCTCAGTGGAATCTCCCGGAAACTCCTCACAAAACACTGA
- the LOC129793344 gene encoding condensin-2 complex subunit D3-like isoform X2, whose protein sequence is MRNIRNYVHFNKSDGEKSDRELSTVSWDKVLRDIKKDSYLTFIQCLVGVLGVDFHDKISRKLGCLAGDCFVLTLVIPGAKRCGVFEESLLQTIAEYPKYLEDGNLSKQEVNEFKIFLLTLLEDLQFLFKHVSLEEFEDLRTAICVSMKNIILFFYQNGYKAAIDCSLTRKAYEMLKDLCAALHGDTTKNLTKIFSLTTVLHNHSASGIRNTQDMPHSDSISGFFIYLLDQFPTNTTQVLTTFIEATLSNPEENIRAEQYSATLEIAVKYEKAIFEKCNVSIVPYLERLVCSEDATQRANGTDFLSRIALIDCQVNWSIFQEEVSKIPREVKILQLLLTKTIDVNNNVKMKALSGLTKIFSGGNRNTQKILRALLKNPPERDEEIPGIEEVTEVAEEFPNYLFHLLQSSLAHVRKNSLTLLENLLAWNEKLLESGGFFEELARLVDDSSSLVRRQIISTLNTLMKTFPQKEVVIKGWTRCILRLMRDNDGKIVDAAMESLKMVIFDNIERHEDSSTTAAQMPWITLRTMMQQEQRKVLRSAMDSWIRNSIVTQKTLGIIESHTNTENATEAWLLLSLVAPKMHTKDPDRVVLAFVDTLNSSSANLVNQHFMLEIIHAWMPHFSRTTLNNLYNLIQRHLSEGNLPTSLVSPLYNVCLKQRQSAEMEHDREWIITLNAIAEDFVWTHRLQLTSSEWEINQKMVNFLYIYSETSMDLTQKPRQRFLDFFYQLLRECRVTQASNPEKCCTLVIFVSRLAIRDTDIAAEVLPELGKLLKTTQHKSVACNIIVALTNLCKKHTTLTEPIMQEVVSKLKASVTVIRYKALSALTTLVMQDYIKMRGRLLMNVLAAIVDPCRSIARAAAGMVLKYVEEKNRLLLQTSFLEVIYVYNGYMYERFEVFNTAEMDDEVCPLQGKSKRHLRFLLYRFFLQNFTDLQLLMFLNNVATVQEKIHKETLIKTPESVEALEDLVEVFTRVCEFKSWTMLKSAGNSRDPDDLPDEEVDLPIVQEKSEEAGNPEDIGNLKQAIPVLDKMVAILPKFVTRMEAFDGRLKDKVDIFCEAVCDNFKSFVEYAQPEKFWKKYRDVKRQKKPQAAVEKVLNFEEEDEEDFDM, encoded by the exons ATGCGAAATATCCGAAATTACGTACATTTCAATAAATCCGATGGCGAGAAGAGTGATCGAGAGCTGTCTACGGTGTCCTGGGATAAAGTTCTCCGGGATATTAAGAAGGATTCCTACTTGACATTCATACAGTGCCTTGTTGGTGTTCTTGGAGTTGATTTTCACGACAAAATATCACGGAAATTGGGGTGTTTAGCTGGGGATTGTTTTGTGCTGACTTTGGTAATTCCCGGAGCAAAGAGATGTGGTGTGTTTGAGGAGTCTCTGCTGCAGACAATTGCAGAGTACCCCAAATATCTGGAGGATGGAAACTTATCGAAGCAGGAAGTGAATGAATTTAAGATATTCCTCCTCACATTGTTGGAAGATTTGCAATTTCTCTTCAAGCACGTCTCTCTGGAGGAATTTGAGGATCTCCGGACGGCAATATGTGTCTCAATGAAGAAtatcattcttttcttctatCAAAATGGTTACAAAGCTGCCATTGATTGTAGTTTAACTCGGAAAGCTTATGAAATGCTAAAAGATCTCTGTGCAGCTCTTCATGGAGACACAACGAAGAATCTCACAAAGATCTTCTCTCTCACCACGGTGCTACACAATCATAGTGCATCTGGGATTCGAAATACACAGGACATGCCACACAGTGATAGTATTTCGGGATTTTTCATCTACCTTCTTGATCAATTCCCCACAAATACAACGCAAGTCTTGACCACATTCATTGAAGCCACCCTGTCGAATCCGGAGGAGAATATCCGGGCTGAGCAGTACAGTGCAACACTGGAGATTGCTGTGAAGTACGAGAAGGCAATCTTTGAGAAGTGCAACGTCTCAATTGTTCCCTACTTGGAGCGTCTTGTCTGCAGTGAAGATGCCACACAGCGTGCCAATGGGACAGATTTCCTTTCCCGGATAGCCTTGATTGATTGTCAGGTGAATTGGAGTATATTCCAGGAGGAAGTTTCCAAAATTCCGCGTGAAGTAAAGATCTTGCAGCTCTTGCTTACAAAGACAATTGACGTGAATAACAATGTGAAGATGAAGGCACTTTCCGGACTCACAAAGATCTTTTCCGGGGGCAATAGAAATACCCAAAAAATTCTTCGGGCCCTCCTTAAAAATCCCCCGGAGCGGGATGAAGAAATTCCAGGAATTGAGGAGGTCACGGAAGTAGCTGAGGAGTTTCCAAATtatctctttcatttgctgCAGAGCAGCTTGGCGCATGTGAGGAAGAATTCTCTGACATTGCTGGAGAATCTTCTTGCGTGGAATGAGAAGCTCCTCGAAAGTGGAGGATTCTTTGAAGAATTAGCCAGATTGGTGGATGATTCATCTTCCCTTGTGCGTCGACAGATCATTTCCACTCTAAATACTCTCATGAAGACCTTCCCACAGAAGGAGGTGGTCATCAAGGGTTGGACACGATGCATTTTACGCCTTATGCGCGACAATGATGGAAAGATTGTGGATGCAGCCATGGAGAGTCTCAAAATGGTAATCTTTGACAATATTGAACGCCATGAAGATTCTTCCACGACAGCTGCTCAGATGCCGTGGATTACGCTACGTACAATGATGCAGCAGGAACAGCGTAAAGTCCTCCGGAGTGCAATGGATTCGTGGATTCGGAATAGTATTGTGACGCAGAAAACACTGGGTATCATTGAGAGTCACACAAACACGGAGAATGCCACAGAAGCATGGCTCCTACTCTCCTTGGTTGCGCCTAAGATGCATACTAAAGATCCTGATAGGGTAGTTCTGGCTTTTGTGGACACCCTGAACTCTTCATCGGCAAATCTTGTCAATCAACACTTTATGCTGGAAATCATTCACGCCTGGATGCCCCATTTTAGTCGTACCACACTCAATAATCTCTACAACCTCATCCAGCGACATCTCTCCGAAGGGAATCTCCCAACATCCCTCGTTAGCCCACTCTACAATGTCTGCCTGAAGCAGAGACAATCTGCCGAGATGGAGCACGATCGGGAGTGGATAATTACTCTCAATGCCATTGCGGAAGATTTTGTGTGGACGCATAGACTACAGCTGACCAGCAGTGAGTGGGAGATCAATCAAAAGATGGTGAATTTCCTCTACATCTACTCGGAGACAAGTATGGATCTGACGCAGAAGCCACGTCAGAGATTCCTTGACTTCTTCTACCAGCTTTTACGTGAATGTCGTGTGACTCAAGCCTCCAATCCGGAGAAATGCTGCACCCTGGTCATCTTTGTCAGCAGGCTGGCCATTAGGGATACGGATATTGCAGCTGAGGTACTTCCGGAACTTGGGAAGCTTCTCAAAACTACACAACATAAGAGTGTGGCTTGCAACATTATCGTTGCGCTCACGAATTTGTGCAAGAA GCACACAACTCTCACGGAGCCAATTATGCAGGAAGTTGTGTCCAAATTGAAAGCATCCGTCACGGTGATTCGCTACAAAGCTCTATCAGCTCTCACGACCCTCGTAATGCAGGACTACATCAAGATGCGCGGGCGTCTGCTTATGAACGTCCTGGCGGCTATTGTGGATCCCTGTAGATCAATTGCCAGAGCTGCTGCTGGGATGGTGCTGAAGTATGTAGAAGAGAAGAATCGTCTGCTCCTCCAGACGAGCTTTCTGGAAGTGATCTACGTCTACAATGGCTACATGTATGAACGCTTTGAGGTCTTCAATACAGCCGAAATGGATGATGAAGTGTGTCCCCTTCAAGGGAAATCAAAGCGTCATCTGCGCTTCCTCCTGTATCGATTCTTCCTGCAAAACTTCACGGATTTGCAATTGCTAATGTTCCTCAATAATGTGGCAACGGTTCAGGAGAAAATCCACAAGGAGACACTAATTAAAACGCCCGAAAGTGTGGAAGCTCTCGAGGATTTAGTGGAAGTTTTTACGAGAGTTTGTGAATTTAAATCCTGGACAATGCTAAAGAGTGCTGGTAATTCCCGGGATCCAGATGATTTACCTGATGAGGAGGTAGATTTGCCAATTGTGCAGGAGAAGTCTGAAGAAGCGGGGAATCCTGAGGATATTGGAAATCTTAAGCAAGCTATTCCGGTTCTGGATAAAATGGTAGCAATTCTACCGAAGTTTGTTACCCGGATGGAAGCTTTCGATGGGAGGCTAAAGGACAAAGTAGACATCTTCTGTGAGGCTGTTTGTGATAATTTCAAATCCTTCGTTGAGTACGCCCAACCAGAGAAGTTCTGGAAGAAGTATCGAGATGTTAAGCGACAAAAGAAGCCCCAGGCAGCTGTGgagaaagttttgaatttcgaGGAGGAGGATGAAGAAGACTTTGATATGTGA
- the LOC129793344 gene encoding condensin-2 complex subunit D3-like isoform X1 produces MCESDQQPIYHLFQQLSTFFDDHLDAEQLTEVLAAEDASSQLQGIQLLQKVKDDASCSSILLEITSEMRNIRNYVHFNKSDGEKSDRELSTVSWDKVLRDIKKDSYLTFIQCLVGVLGVDFHDKISRKLGCLAGDCFVLTLVIPGAKRCGVFEESLLQTIAEYPKYLEDGNLSKQEVNEFKIFLLTLLEDLQFLFKHVSLEEFEDLRTAICVSMKNIILFFYQNGYKAAIDCSLTRKAYEMLKDLCAALHGDTTKNLTKIFSLTTVLHNHSASGIRNTQDMPHSDSISGFFIYLLDQFPTNTTQVLTTFIEATLSNPEENIRAEQYSATLEIAVKYEKAIFEKCNVSIVPYLERLVCSEDATQRANGTDFLSRIALIDCQVNWSIFQEEVSKIPREVKILQLLLTKTIDVNNNVKMKALSGLTKIFSGGNRNTQKILRALLKNPPERDEEIPGIEEVTEVAEEFPNYLFHLLQSSLAHVRKNSLTLLENLLAWNEKLLESGGFFEELARLVDDSSSLVRRQIISTLNTLMKTFPQKEVVIKGWTRCILRLMRDNDGKIVDAAMESLKMVIFDNIERHEDSSTTAAQMPWITLRTMMQQEQRKVLRSAMDSWIRNSIVTQKTLGIIESHTNTENATEAWLLLSLVAPKMHTKDPDRVVLAFVDTLNSSSANLVNQHFMLEIIHAWMPHFSRTTLNNLYNLIQRHLSEGNLPTSLVSPLYNVCLKQRQSAEMEHDREWIITLNAIAEDFVWTHRLQLTSSEWEINQKMVNFLYIYSETSMDLTQKPRQRFLDFFYQLLRECRVTQASNPEKCCTLVIFVSRLAIRDTDIAAEVLPELGKLLKTTQHKSVACNIIVALTNLCKKHTTLTEPIMQEVVSKLKASVTVIRYKALSALTTLVMQDYIKMRGRLLMNVLAAIVDPCRSIARAAAGMVLKYVEEKNRLLLQTSFLEVIYVYNGYMYERFEVFNTAEMDDEVCPLQGKSKRHLRFLLYRFFLQNFTDLQLLMFLNNVATVQEKIHKETLIKTPESVEALEDLVEVFTRVCEFKSWTMLKSAGNSRDPDDLPDEEVDLPIVQEKSEEAGNPEDIGNLKQAIPVLDKMVAILPKFVTRMEAFDGRLKDKVDIFCEAVCDNFKSFVEYAQPEKFWKKYRDVKRQKKPQAAVEKVLNFEEEDEEDFDM; encoded by the exons atgtgtgaaagTGATCAGCAACCAATCTATCATCTTTTCCAGCAATTGTCAACATTTTTTGACGATCACCTCGATGCAGAACAATTGACAGAAGTTCTGGCGGCTGAGGATGCGTCTTCGCAGTTGCAGGGAATTCAGCTCCTACAGAAGGTCAAAGATGACGCTTCCTGCTCTTCAATACTCCTCGAAATAACTTCAGAAATGCGAAATATCCGAAATTACGTACATTTCAATAAATCCGATGGCGAGAAGAGTGATCGAGAGCTGTCTACGGTGTCCTGGGATAAAGTTCTCCGGGATATTAAGAAGGATTCCTACTTGACATTCATACAGTGCCTTGTTGGTGTTCTTGGAGTTGATTTTCACGACAAAATATCACGGAAATTGGGGTGTTTAGCTGGGGATTGTTTTGTGCTGACTTTGGTAATTCCCGGAGCAAAGAGATGTGGTGTGTTTGAGGAGTCTCTGCTGCAGACAATTGCAGAGTACCCCAAATATCTGGAGGATGGAAACTTATCGAAGCAGGAAGTGAATGAATTTAAGATATTCCTCCTCACATTGTTGGAAGATTTGCAATTTCTCTTCAAGCACGTCTCTCTGGAGGAATTTGAGGATCTCCGGACGGCAATATGTGTCTCAATGAAGAAtatcattcttttcttctatCAAAATGGTTACAAAGCTGCCATTGATTGTAGTTTAACTCGGAAAGCTTATGAAATGCTAAAAGATCTCTGTGCAGCTCTTCATGGAGACACAACGAAGAATCTCACAAAGATCTTCTCTCTCACCACGGTGCTACACAATCATAGTGCATCTGGGATTCGAAATACACAGGACATGCCACACAGTGATAGTATTTCGGGATTTTTCATCTACCTTCTTGATCAATTCCCCACAAATACAACGCAAGTCTTGACCACATTCATTGAAGCCACCCTGTCGAATCCGGAGGAGAATATCCGGGCTGAGCAGTACAGTGCAACACTGGAGATTGCTGTGAAGTACGAGAAGGCAATCTTTGAGAAGTGCAACGTCTCAATTGTTCCCTACTTGGAGCGTCTTGTCTGCAGTGAAGATGCCACACAGCGTGCCAATGGGACAGATTTCCTTTCCCGGATAGCCTTGATTGATTGTCAGGTGAATTGGAGTATATTCCAGGAGGAAGTTTCCAAAATTCCGCGTGAAGTAAAGATCTTGCAGCTCTTGCTTACAAAGACAATTGACGTGAATAACAATGTGAAGATGAAGGCACTTTCCGGACTCACAAAGATCTTTTCCGGGGGCAATAGAAATACCCAAAAAATTCTTCGGGCCCTCCTTAAAAATCCCCCGGAGCGGGATGAAGAAATTCCAGGAATTGAGGAGGTCACGGAAGTAGCTGAGGAGTTTCCAAATtatctctttcatttgctgCAGAGCAGCTTGGCGCATGTGAGGAAGAATTCTCTGACATTGCTGGAGAATCTTCTTGCGTGGAATGAGAAGCTCCTCGAAAGTGGAGGATTCTTTGAAGAATTAGCCAGATTGGTGGATGATTCATCTTCCCTTGTGCGTCGACAGATCATTTCCACTCTAAATACTCTCATGAAGACCTTCCCACAGAAGGAGGTGGTCATCAAGGGTTGGACACGATGCATTTTACGCCTTATGCGCGACAATGATGGAAAGATTGTGGATGCAGCCATGGAGAGTCTCAAAATGGTAATCTTTGACAATATTGAACGCCATGAAGATTCTTCCACGACAGCTGCTCAGATGCCGTGGATTACGCTACGTACAATGATGCAGCAGGAACAGCGTAAAGTCCTCCGGAGTGCAATGGATTCGTGGATTCGGAATAGTATTGTGACGCAGAAAACACTGGGTATCATTGAGAGTCACACAAACACGGAGAATGCCACAGAAGCATGGCTCCTACTCTCCTTGGTTGCGCCTAAGATGCATACTAAAGATCCTGATAGGGTAGTTCTGGCTTTTGTGGACACCCTGAACTCTTCATCGGCAAATCTTGTCAATCAACACTTTATGCTGGAAATCATTCACGCCTGGATGCCCCATTTTAGTCGTACCACACTCAATAATCTCTACAACCTCATCCAGCGACATCTCTCCGAAGGGAATCTCCCAACATCCCTCGTTAGCCCACTCTACAATGTCTGCCTGAAGCAGAGACAATCTGCCGAGATGGAGCACGATCGGGAGTGGATAATTACTCTCAATGCCATTGCGGAAGATTTTGTGTGGACGCATAGACTACAGCTGACCAGCAGTGAGTGGGAGATCAATCAAAAGATGGTGAATTTCCTCTACATCTACTCGGAGACAAGTATGGATCTGACGCAGAAGCCACGTCAGAGATTCCTTGACTTCTTCTACCAGCTTTTACGTGAATGTCGTGTGACTCAAGCCTCCAATCCGGAGAAATGCTGCACCCTGGTCATCTTTGTCAGCAGGCTGGCCATTAGGGATACGGATATTGCAGCTGAGGTACTTCCGGAACTTGGGAAGCTTCTCAAAACTACACAACATAAGAGTGTGGCTTGCAACATTATCGTTGCGCTCACGAATTTGTGCAAGAA GCACACAACTCTCACGGAGCCAATTATGCAGGAAGTTGTGTCCAAATTGAAAGCATCCGTCACGGTGATTCGCTACAAAGCTCTATCAGCTCTCACGACCCTCGTAATGCAGGACTACATCAAGATGCGCGGGCGTCTGCTTATGAACGTCCTGGCGGCTATTGTGGATCCCTGTAGATCAATTGCCAGAGCTGCTGCTGGGATGGTGCTGAAGTATGTAGAAGAGAAGAATCGTCTGCTCCTCCAGACGAGCTTTCTGGAAGTGATCTACGTCTACAATGGCTACATGTATGAACGCTTTGAGGTCTTCAATACAGCCGAAATGGATGATGAAGTGTGTCCCCTTCAAGGGAAATCAAAGCGTCATCTGCGCTTCCTCCTGTATCGATTCTTCCTGCAAAACTTCACGGATTTGCAATTGCTAATGTTCCTCAATAATGTGGCAACGGTTCAGGAGAAAATCCACAAGGAGACACTAATTAAAACGCCCGAAAGTGTGGAAGCTCTCGAGGATTTAGTGGAAGTTTTTACGAGAGTTTGTGAATTTAAATCCTGGACAATGCTAAAGAGTGCTGGTAATTCCCGGGATCCAGATGATTTACCTGATGAGGAGGTAGATTTGCCAATTGTGCAGGAGAAGTCTGAAGAAGCGGGGAATCCTGAGGATATTGGAAATCTTAAGCAAGCTATTCCGGTTCTGGATAAAATGGTAGCAATTCTACCGAAGTTTGTTACCCGGATGGAAGCTTTCGATGGGAGGCTAAAGGACAAAGTAGACATCTTCTGTGAGGCTGTTTGTGATAATTTCAAATCCTTCGTTGAGTACGCCCAACCAGAGAAGTTCTGGAAGAAGTATCGAGATGTTAAGCGACAAAAGAAGCCCCAGGCAGCTGTGgagaaagttttgaatttcgaGGAGGAGGATGAAGAAGACTTTGATATGTGA